The DNA region AGATTGTTCATCAGCATGCGCAGTGCGGCTTCCTGCGGCCAGCCGAGGCACGTGAGTTCGGTGCCGCGCGCGGCGCGAACGATACGGGGTCCAGATGCGGTAGTGGTCATACGAACGGTCCTCTATGAAACGGCGGTAATGTCAAGCGGATGCCGATGCCGCGGCGCGGGCGAGCGCATCGGTGCGAATGAGGACGCGCGCGGCTTCGATATCCGGCGCGGGAACGCGATCGACCGTCCACGGATCGATCGTTCGGCGAGCGAGATCGTATGCAGCTTGCGTGCCTTTGCCCGATCGTAACGGGCGACGGAAATCGGTCGCGGCGAGCGCGCCGAGCAATTCGCATGCGAGCGCGCCTTCGACGTTATCGAGCACGCGCACGAGATTGTTCGCCGACGTCATGCCCATGCTGACGTGGTCTTCCTGTCCCGCCGAGGTTGGAATCGTATCCACGCTCGAAGGCCACGCCAGCCCTTTGTTATCGTTGACGAGCGCGGCCGCGCAGTACTGCACGATCATCAGTCCCGACTGCAACCCCGAGCGCCCGGTCAAGAAGAGCGGCAAACCGCGATCCTCCGCATTGAGCAGCAAATAGAGGCGGCGCTCGCCGATCGATGCGAGTTCGGCGATCGCAATTTTGAGAAAATCCATCGCAAGGGCGATCGGCTCGCCGTGAAAATTGCCGCCCGAGAGAAATTCGCCGTCTTCGGGAAAGACGAGCGGATTGTCGGTGACGGAGTTCGCTTCGATGTGCGTCACGCGGCGCACGTGCGCGATCGAATCTCGCACGGCACCGTGCACGACGGGGATGCAACGGAATGAATACGGGTCTTGCACGCGCCCACATTCGCGGTGCGAGCGCATGATCTGCGAATCGGCGAGCAACGCGCGCAGGCGATCGGCGACGTTCGATTGGCCGGGGTGCGGGCGCAGATCGTTCAGGCGCCTGTCGAAGACGCGATCGGTGCCGAGAAACGCTTCCAGCGACATGGCGGCGATCACGTCGGCGGCCTCGGCAAGACGCTCGGCGCGAAGCACGCCGAGCGCTCCGATTCCGGTCATCACCTGCGTGCCGTTGATGAGCGCGAGCCCCTCCTTCGGGCCGAGCGTAACGGGACGCAGCCCAGCGCGCTCGAGCGCGACCGCGCTGGGCAGGCGCTCCCCGCCATAGAAAGCCTCGCCCTCGCCCAGGAGCGTGAGGCTCATGTGTGCGAGCGGCGCAAGATCGCCGCTCGCACCGACCGAGCCCTGCGATGGCACGACCGGCGTAACGCCGCGGTTGAGGAGCTCGAGCAGCAGCTCGAGGGTATCGACTTTGATGCCCGAGTGGCCCGCCGCAAGCGAGTTGACGCGCAGCACGCCCGCCGCGCGCGCGTACTGCTCGGCAAGCGGCGCTCCGGTACCGGCTGCATGGCTACGCACCAAGTTCAGTTGCAGTTGCGCGGCGTCTTCGGGAGCAATCTGAACGTTGGCCAGCCGCCCGAAACCGGTGGTGACGCCGTAGATCGCATCGCCGTCGGCGAAGCGCGCTTCAACGAACTCGCGCGCCGCCTTCACGCGCTGCCACGCCGCATCTCCGACGCGGACGGGCGCTCCGTTAGCGACCGCTTCGATCGCCTCAAGCGAGAGATGACGGCCGTCGAGTTCGATGGTCTGGGAAGCGCTCGTAATGGGCATACGGGCCAACTACTTCCGGCCACGCAGCGCCGGGCC from Candidatus Dormiibacterota bacterium includes:
- the hutH gene encoding histidine ammonia-lyase yields the protein MPITSASQTIELDGRHLSLEAIEAVANGAPVRVGDAAWQRVKAAREFVEARFADGDAIYGVTTGFGRLANVQIAPEDAAQLQLNLVRSHAAGTGAPLAEQYARAAGVLRVNSLAAGHSGIKVDTLELLLELLNRGVTPVVPSQGSVGASGDLAPLAHMSLTLLGEGEAFYGGERLPSAVALERAGLRPVTLGPKEGLALINGTQVMTGIGALGVLRAERLAEAADVIAAMSLEAFLGTDRVFDRRLNDLRPHPGQSNVADRLRALLADSQIMRSHRECGRVQDPYSFRCIPVVHGAVRDSIAHVRRVTHIEANSVTDNPLVFPEDGEFLSGGNFHGEPIALAMDFLKIAIAELASIGERRLYLLLNAEDRGLPLFLTGRSGLQSGLMIVQYCAAALVNDNKGLAWPSSVDTIPTSAGQEDHVSMGMTSANNLVRVLDNVEGALACELLGALAATDFRRPLRSGKGTQAAYDLARRTIDPWTVDRVPAPDIEAARVLIRTDALARAAASASA